The genome window GAAAGCGCTTAAAATAAATTGAGATGAATAGTTTTATTTTTTTATTATTCGGATATAATAAGAATGTAAAGAATTTATTGATATTTATGGAATATTTACCGAGAATATTTTGGAATATTTCGGTCAGGAGGATGAATTTTATGGCAACACTAGAAATAAAGGATCTTCACGTTTCAGTTAAAGATGAAGAAAGCAAAGAAGAAAAGGAGATCCTTAAAGGGGTTAACCTCAAAATGAAGACTGGAGAAATTCATGCAATTATGGGACCAAATGGAACTGGTAAGTCTACTCTTTCTCAAACCATCATGGGTCACCCTAACTATCATGTTACGCAAGGAGATATCCTTCTTGATGGGGAGAGCATTGTTGACATGCCGGTCGATGAACGGGCACGAAAAGGTCTTTTTCTTGCAATGCAATATCCCGCTGAAATTCAAGGGGTTACTAATGCTGAATTCCTTCGAGCAGCGATCAATGCTCGTCGCCCTGAAGATGATCAGATTTCAGTAATGGACTTTATTAAGAAACTCGACAAGAACTTGGAATTGCTTGATATGAGTCAATCCATGACTGAACGTTATCTTAATGAGGGATTCTCTGGTGGTGAAAAGAAGCGGAATGAGATTTTGCAGCTTTTAATGATTGAACCTAGTTTTGCGATTCTTGATGAAATTGACTCTGGACTTGATATTGATGCCCTTAAGGTGGTTTCAAAGGGCGTTAACTCAATGCGGGGCGACAACTTTGGTTCATTAATTATTACCCACTATCAACGCCTTTTGAACTACATCGTTCCCGATACGGTTCACGTAATGATGGGTGGTCGAATTGTAAAAACTGGTGGCCCTGATCTTGCCAAGAA of Limosilactobacillus reuteri subsp. reuteri contains these proteins:
- the sufC gene encoding Fe-S cluster assembly ATPase SufC, with amino-acid sequence MATLEIKDLHVSVKDEESKEEKEILKGVNLKMKTGEIHAIMGPNGTGKSTLSQTIMGHPNYHVTQGDILLDGESIVDMPVDERARKGLFLAMQYPAEIQGVTNAEFLRAAINARRPEDDQISVMDFIKKLDKNLELLDMSQSMTERYLNEGFSGGEKKRNEILQLLMIEPSFAILDEIDSGLDIDALKVVSKGVNSMRGDNFGSLIITHYQRLLNYIVPDTVHVMMGGRIVKTGGPDLAKKLEDEGYAGLRDELGLDIKLVDDED